The following are encoded together in the Capsulimonas corticalis genome:
- a CDS encoding helix-turn-helix domain-containing protein: protein MKFVSTLSEADQADLTAVYRSGPSHRQRQRAQAVLLSAQGYTLDQLSQIVQTDFRRSCKQTFADRANRLSQIVQTDAATISRWLDQWKEHGLPGLSDAPKSGRPRKIDAVVEAHLRDVLQNPTPNLKAALEDALEKKGSK from the coding sequence ATGAAATTCGTTTCTACTCTCTCGGAGGCTGATCAGGCCGACCTAACAGCCGTGTATCGGAGTGGTCCTTCTCATCGCCAGCGTCAGCGCGCCCAAGCCGTACTCCTCAGCGCCCAGGGATATACACTCGACCAGCTTTCGCAGATCGTGCAAACAGACTTTCGCAGATCGTGCAAACAGACTTTCGCAGATCGTGCAAACAGACTTTCGCAGATCGTGCAAACAGACGCCGCTACCATCAGCCGCTGGCTCGATCAGTGGAAAGAACATGGGCTGCCAGGGCTCAGTGACGCCCCTAAGTCGGGCCGACCGCGCAAAATTGACGCTGTTGTCGAAGCGCATCTGCGTGATGTTCTGCAAAATCCAACGCCTAACTTGAAAGCCGCCTTAGAGGATGCGCTGGAAAAAAAGGGCTCAAAATAA
- a CDS encoding beta strand repeat-containing protein, whose product MRSLRSLYALLLFLITLGVSSVVLVVATPKTAAASNYSENFDGLTVGNQPAGWTLNTNDKIATTHASSSPNDLSFASGTATGWLATSYGACTYHTTVYYASSTSQTYPLFHTDANGNGYEITIAPTAGKIGVRKITGRVVTSGRYTTAGTVTSIGTDASYSNLSSLGISAGTALPTGNYSVDIDVSGTTTQTVKVRIYAASPTINNSMTWDETATDSSSAYQSGFCGIVETGSGAGQVDDVVIVDNTPVPGITVAATSGTVYANGTTQSVTVTPNSGTTLSTTASFTISGGTGASTTPISTTYNSGPGTYTLTYNPGTLPTGAQTFTDTTDSFSATFTPTAPSFTRSPTTLAANNSAQTVTIVGTGTNFNTGNTTQFTMTGGTGASIVSQSASSTTAATLSINPGTASGATLTITGPSGATQTITTTTPAALTAGTITPTAGVNQITFTATDATNGVLPYAYQVQISTDNATFSTPGAGSGLTTRSGTITGLTNGTTYYVRMRYTDNASTVVTSASVSVTPSATPALVAGYTSVTYAAAASGTVKLSWTAATGNSGSLTYVVNYGTAPTSLSTASSSQSATTFTLGSQTNGTALYFQVVASDSGGSTAASYPIVGAIPAAISAGTGRKQTTHSFGRGRR is encoded by the coding sequence ATGCGATCACTTCGCTCCCTCTACGCTTTACTCCTGTTTCTGATCACGCTCGGCGTGTCGTCCGTTGTGCTGGTCGTGGCGACGCCCAAGACCGCCGCCGCATCGAATTACAGCGAGAATTTTGATGGACTGACGGTCGGCAACCAGCCGGCGGGCTGGACGCTGAATACCAATGACAAGATAGCGACGACCCACGCGTCCAGTTCCCCCAACGACCTGTCGTTTGCCAGCGGCACGGCGACGGGGTGGCTGGCGACGAGCTACGGCGCGTGTACCTATCACACCACCGTTTACTACGCTTCTTCCACTTCGCAGACTTATCCGCTCTTCCATACCGACGCGAATGGAAACGGCTATGAGATTACGATCGCCCCAACGGCTGGCAAGATCGGCGTTCGGAAAATCACGGGGCGTGTCGTAACCTCCGGCCGGTACACCACGGCAGGGACGGTCACCTCGATCGGGACGGACGCCAGTTACAGCAACCTATCCTCACTCGGAATCTCGGCCGGAACCGCGCTCCCCACAGGTAACTACTCCGTCGATATCGATGTCTCCGGCACGACCACCCAGACTGTCAAAGTCCGTATTTATGCCGCCTCACCGACTATCAACAACTCGATGACCTGGGACGAGACCGCGACGGATTCGAGCTCCGCTTACCAGAGCGGATTTTGCGGCATCGTGGAAACAGGATCGGGGGCCGGCCAGGTGGACGACGTCGTCATCGTCGACAACACGCCCGTCCCCGGCATTACGGTCGCGGCGACCTCCGGCACCGTCTACGCCAACGGCACGACGCAGTCGGTCACGGTCACGCCAAACTCCGGTACGACGCTCTCCACCACGGCCTCTTTCACGATATCAGGCGGAACGGGCGCCTCCACGACGCCGATCAGCACGACCTACAATAGTGGCCCAGGCACCTATACGCTGACCTACAACCCGGGGACGCTGCCCACCGGCGCGCAGACGTTCACGGACACGACGGACAGCTTCAGCGCGACCTTTACGCCGACGGCGCCGTCGTTTACCCGAAGTCCGACCACGCTGGCGGCGAATAACAGCGCTCAAACTGTGACGATCGTCGGCACAGGAACCAACTTCAACACTGGCAACACAACGCAGTTTACGATGACGGGCGGAACAGGCGCATCGATCGTTTCGCAATCGGCGTCGAGCACGACGGCCGCCACGCTCAGTATCAACCCGGGCACGGCCTCCGGAGCCACACTGACAATCACGGGGCCTTCCGGCGCGACACAGACGATCACAACGACGACGCCGGCAGCCTTGACGGCAGGGACGATCACGCCCACAGCGGGAGTCAATCAGATCACCTTCACGGCGACGGACGCCACGAATGGCGTTCTGCCCTACGCGTACCAGGTCCAGATCTCGACCGACAACGCCACCTTCAGCACGCCCGGCGCCGGATCGGGACTGACGACGCGCTCGGGAACGATCACGGGACTGACCAACGGCACGACCTACTACGTCCGGATGCGCTACACGGACAACGCCAGCACGGTCGTGACATCTGCCTCCGTCTCCGTGACGCCATCCGCAACGCCCGCGCTTGTCGCCGGCTACACATCAGTCACATACGCGGCGGCCGCCAGCGGGACCGTCAAGCTCAGCTGGACGGCGGCGACCGGCAACAGCGGCAGTCTGACGTATGTCGTCAACTACGGCACGGCGCCGACGTCTCTGTCCACCGCCAGCAGCTCCCAGAGCGCGACCACATTCACCCTGGGCAGCCAGACCAACGGCACAGCGCTTTATTTCCAGGTCGTCGCCAGCGACTCCGGCGGATCCACTGCGGCGTCCTACCCCATCGTCGGCGCGATCCCGGCGGCGATCTCCGCCGGAACAGGGCGCAAGCAGACCACGCATAGCTTCGGGCGAGGGAGGCGATAA
- a CDS encoding IS630 family transposase has translation MDYTYRRTRRRPPKTPPVEVQERTQRALLRMHRLEEQGRCQVFYGDESGFCLQPPVPYMWQKKGETVCIPSHGHSKRLNAVSFLSKDNQIHTFLGYEAITAHHMIESFDKIASQITVPTVIVLDNASIHRAKIVREKRAQWKKQGLRLFFLPPYCPHLNKVETLWRMVKYRWLAPRDYASFETLCKSVENILRKIGQEYRISFA, from the coding sequence ATCGATTACACCTATCGGCGCACTCGCCGCCGCCCGCCCAAAACGCCTCCTGTGGAGGTGCAGGAACGAACGCAACGCGCGCTCTTGCGCATGCATCGTCTCGAAGAACAAGGCCGTTGCCAGGTGTTTTATGGGGACGAAAGCGGCTTTTGCCTTCAGCCTCCCGTTCCTTACATGTGGCAGAAGAAGGGCGAGACGGTCTGCATTCCCTCGCACGGGCACTCGAAACGGCTCAACGCCGTCTCGTTCCTGAGCAAGGACAACCAGATTCATACTTTTCTGGGCTATGAGGCGATCACGGCTCACCACATGATTGAAAGCTTCGATAAGATTGCCAGCCAGATCACGGTTCCGACCGTGATTGTCTTAGACAATGCGAGCATCCATCGCGCCAAGATCGTTCGAGAGAAGCGCGCTCAGTGGAAGAAACAAGGGCTGCGGCTTTTCTTCCTGCCGCCGTATTGTCCTCACCTCAATAAAGTGGAAACACTTTGGCGAATGGTGAAATATCGATGGCTGGCTCCCAGAGACTATGCCAGCTTCGAAACGCTGTGCAAAAGTGTCGAGAATATTTTACGCAAAATCGGTCAAGAATATCGGATTTCTTTTGCGTAG